From the Bacillus sp. (in: firmicutes) genome, one window contains:
- a CDS encoding SDR family oxidoreductase, which yields MGETVLLTGFPGFLSARLIKKIAQHQPNVQMYLLCQPHLMDKGKKEILQIVEHLSLSASQFILLEGDISLNRLGLSEDMYDKLVNEVQVVWHLAAIYDLAVPKDIAYKVNVTGTENVNELVRKCKKIRRYNYFSTAYVAGTREGTIYESELITPPSFRNYYERTKFEAECIVEPLKSELPVTIFRPSIVVGHSETGETAKFDGPYMVLNMLVALRRLPVLPQIGINTTETNLVPYNYVIDAAYFLGTNSIGIGKTYHLTNPNPIAVSELYRQLMRELLRKRPYGKIPLFVGKWVLHIPAIRKHLRVEKEAIDYFVGNGLFDCTQAMTDLQSTTIRCPSVTEIIPALVAFYQKNYDNPQLHIHVS from the coding sequence ATGGGAGAGACGGTGTTGTTAACAGGATTTCCAGGGTTTTTGAGCGCTCGGTTAATCAAAAAAATTGCCCAACATCAACCGAATGTCCAAATGTATTTGCTATGTCAACCACATCTAATGGACAAAGGCAAAAAAGAAATTTTACAAATTGTTGAGCATTTGAGTCTTTCAGCCAGTCAATTTATATTATTAGAGGGAGACATTTCGCTCAATCGATTAGGATTATCTGAGGACATGTACGATAAGCTAGTCAATGAAGTACAGGTTGTTTGGCATTTAGCTGCCATTTATGATTTAGCTGTACCGAAAGATATCGCATATAAAGTGAATGTAACTGGAACTGAAAATGTCAACGAATTAGTAAGGAAATGTAAAAAAATAAGACGTTACAACTACTTCTCAACGGCTTATGTCGCTGGTACAAGAGAGGGGACGATTTACGAATCGGAGCTCATCACTCCCCCCTCTTTTCGTAATTATTATGAAAGAACGAAATTTGAAGCTGAATGTATTGTCGAGCCGTTAAAAAGCGAATTGCCGGTCACCATTTTTCGTCCGAGTATCGTTGTTGGTCATTCGGAAACGGGAGAAACGGCAAAATTTGATGGTCCGTATATGGTCTTAAATATGTTAGTTGCGCTTCGACGTTTGCCTGTTCTTCCACAAATTGGTATTAACACAACGGAAACGAATCTTGTTCCTTACAATTATGTAATCGATGCAGCTTATTTTCTAGGGACGAATTCAATTGGGATCGGAAAAACGTATCATTTAACAAATCCCAATCCAATTGCTGTTTCCGAATTATATCGGCAACTGATGAGAGAATTGCTTCGAAAACGACCATACGGGAAAATTCCCCTTTTCGTTGGGAAATGGGTATTACACATACCCGCAATTCGAAAACATTTACGAGTAGAAAAAGAGGCTATCGATTATTTTGTTGGAAATGGCTTATTTGACTGTACGCAAGCGATGACTGATTTACAATCAACTACCATAAGATGCCCAAGCGTTACTGAGATTATCCCAGCTCTTGTCGCCTTTTATCAAAAAAACTATGACAATCCACAACTTCACATTCATGTATCATGA